A DNA window from Aureibaculum sp. 2308TA14-22 contains the following coding sequences:
- a CDS encoding alpha/beta hydrolase, with translation MRIIVKILKWLVIVYVFITVLAYFFQEKLIFQPQVLPQDYVFNFDRNFEEVNLKTPDSAIINALHFKVEQPKGIVLYFHGNSGSLNGWGQVTQYFGNFNYDAFVMDYRGYGKSTGGFDEKKMYTDAQLCYDYLKKQYDEDKIVVYGKSLGTTFATKVAADNSPQQLILEVPFYNLAAAGKHRFPFAPIFLLNYKFMTNEHIKQVVCPITFFHGTEDWITPYDDSKKLFEEVTVKEKEFVTIEGGSHNNLLQYEEYHKKLKELLE, from the coding sequence ATGCGGATAATAGTTAAAATTTTAAAATGGTTAGTAATTGTATATGTTTTTATAACTGTACTGGCTTACTTTTTTCAAGAAAAACTGATTTTTCAACCTCAAGTACTACCGCAAGATTATGTTTTTAATTTTGACAGAAATTTTGAAGAAGTAAATCTGAAAACGCCTGATAGTGCTATTATTAATGCATTACATTTTAAAGTAGAGCAGCCAAAAGGCATAGTGTTATATTTTCATGGGAATTCAGGTAGTTTAAACGGTTGGGGACAGGTTACACAATACTTTGGTAATTTTAATTATGACGCTTTTGTTATGGACTATAGAGGCTATGGCAAAAGTACAGGGGGTTTTGATGAGAAAAAAATGTATACCGATGCCCAACTATGCTACGATTATTTAAAAAAGCAGTATGATGAAGATAAAATTGTTGTTTATGGTAAATCTTTAGGTACAACATTTGCCACAAAAGTGGCTGCGGATAATTCGCCCCAACAACTTATTTTAGAAGTGCCTTTTTATAATTTGGCGGCTGCCGGTAAACATCGCTTTCCGTTTGCTCCTATATTTTTATTGAATTATAAATTTATGACTAATGAGCATATAAAACAGGTAGTTTGCCCGATTACTTTTTTTCATGGTACCGAAGATTGGATTACGCCTTATGACGACAGTAAAAAGTTATTTGAAGAGGTTACTGTTAAAGAAAAAGAGTTTGTAACCATAGAAGGAGGAAGTCATAACAACCTCTTGCAATATGAAGAATATCATAAAAAATTAAAAGAACTGTTAGAATA
- a CDS encoding alpha/beta hydrolase — MNYSLIITIFVITVLAISLIFYFFQEKFIFKPEKLSDDFKFEYENQEVEEYNIQLNDKVTINGLHFKTKNPKGVVFYLKGNSKSIKGWGKFAIDFTHHNWDVLMIDYRGFGKSKGKRTQQTMKEDVQAIYNIIKQKVDEKYIIVYGRSLGTGLATKLASVNNPRILILACPYYSMSNNAKRYLPFIPLGLIMRYSMPTYKWIKYVKCPIKLIHGTNDRIIPMKSSIRLSRLNPKLSRLYLVIGGGHKNLHNFEDYHRALKEILQSKEIAAIDRENTSIDFVRKKRK; from the coding sequence ATGAACTACAGCCTAATCATAACCATTTTTGTAATTACAGTACTGGCTATAAGTCTTATTTTCTATTTTTTTCAGGAAAAATTTATATTTAAGCCCGAAAAACTGTCGGACGATTTTAAGTTTGAATATGAAAACCAAGAAGTTGAGGAGTACAATATTCAATTGAACGATAAAGTAACCATTAACGGACTTCATTTTAAGACCAAAAACCCTAAAGGTGTTGTTTTTTACTTAAAAGGAAATTCCAAAAGTATAAAAGGCTGGGGCAAGTTTGCCATTGATTTTACGCATCACAATTGGGATGTGCTAATGATAGATTACAGGGGTTTTGGCAAGAGTAAAGGTAAACGTACACAGCAAACCATGAAAGAGGATGTGCAAGCTATTTACAACATTATAAAGCAAAAAGTTGACGAAAAATATATTATTGTCTATGGGCGATCGTTAGGCACTGGTTTAGCTACAAAATTGGCTTCGGTTAATAACCCCAGAATACTAATTTTAGCTTGTCCATATTATAGCATGTCCAATAATGCAAAGCGTTATTTGCCTTTTATTCCCTTAGGTTTAATTATGCGGTATTCCATGCCTACCTATAAGTGGATTAAGTATGTAAAATGTCCTATAAAATTGATTCATGGTACTAATGACAGAATTATACCTATGAAATCAAGTATTAGATTATCTCGGTTAAACCCAAAATTATCGAGGTTGTATTTGGTAATTGGAGGCGGGCATAAAAACTTACACAACTTTGAGGATTACCATAGAGCTTTAAAAGAAATTTTACAGTCTAAAGAAATAGCCGCCATTGACAGGGAAAATACAAGTATAGATTTTGTTAGAAAGAAAAGGAAATAG
- a CDS encoding Na(+)-translocating NADH-quinone reductase subunit F, whose product MTPLTEQELHNLGMNIVGEKLQQMGYEFVAINSKLKKHPQYVLYKKDEPTIFVLVKVTSNLQNAQDYDVIWMETFKQHALKQNAKVWFAGVGIANAESVEMPVFKDQPYYVAFEELVKILD is encoded by the coding sequence ATGACTCCACTTACTGAGCAAGAACTACATAATTTAGGAATGAACATTGTTGGTGAAAAGCTGCAACAAATGGGTTACGAATTTGTGGCCATAAATAGTAAGTTAAAAAAGCATCCTCAATATGTATTGTACAAAAAGGACGAACCTACCATTTTTGTGTTGGTAAAAGTTACTTCTAATCTTCAAAATGCTCAAGATTACGATGTTATCTGGATGGAAACCTTTAAGCAGCATGCCCTAAAACAAAATGCCAAAGTATGGTTTGCTGGTGTTGGCATTGCCAATGCAGAAAGTGTAGAAATGCCTGTTTTTAAAGACCAACCCTATTATGTTGCTTTTGAAGAGTTAGTGAAAATATTGGACTAG
- a CDS encoding energy transducer TonB — translation MKKILLISLCIFTFKPVFSQKTIEVISSRDQKIETYYVLDSDRKTKHGNYLLTWDANLYKSVIEEGTYKNNSKEGVWKTYHPFKGKYDKNDMRVQYLTTYKNNKKDGLFVEFGYDRDTIEVGEFLANKRAGIWKKYENGKLVAKYDFTNKNNLIDKVEIKKQGSYQLPSLLKDNLNVYLINNFKPVNHKKIKRLFGIIEATMTIDKYGSVGNVVVTGAEYPELEQEFISVLKSTYGLWNPALKNTEKVTVTIAVPIKFLIEWKKKGPRVGVQSGTMEIIE, via the coding sequence ATGAAAAAAATACTACTTATCTCCCTTTGCATTTTTACTTTTAAGCCCGTCTTTTCACAAAAAACCATTGAGGTTATTAGCTCAAGGGATCAAAAAATTGAAACCTATTACGTACTAGATTCCGATAGAAAGACCAAACACGGCAATTATTTATTGACTTGGGATGCTAATTTATACAAGTCCGTAATTGAAGAAGGTACTTATAAAAACAATAGTAAAGAAGGCGTTTGGAAAACGTACCATCCATTTAAAGGCAAATACGACAAAAACGATATGCGAGTACAATACCTAACCACCTATAAAAACAATAAAAAAGACGGTCTCTTTGTAGAATTTGGATATGACAGGGACACCATTGAGGTAGGCGAGTTTTTAGCAAATAAAAGAGCAGGTATTTGGAAAAAATATGAAAATGGAAAATTAGTGGCGAAATATGATTTTACCAACAAGAATAATTTAATAGATAAGGTTGAAATTAAAAAACAAGGGTCTTATCAGTTACCAAGTTTACTTAAAGACAATTTAAATGTATATCTGATAAATAATTTTAAGCCTGTAAACCATAAAAAGATAAAAAGATTGTTTGGCATTATAGAAGCCACCATGACTATTGACAAATATGGAAGTGTTGGCAATGTTGTAGTTACAGGTGCAGAATACCCAGAGTTGGAACAAGAATTTATTTCCGTTTTAAAATCTACTTACGGATTATGGAACCCAGCCCTAAAAAATACTGAAAAGGTAACCGTAACTATTGCTGTACCCATAAAGTTTTTAATTGAGTGGAAAAAAAAGGGACCTAGAGTAGGTGTACAATCAGGCACTATGGAAATTATTGAATAG
- a CDS encoding toll/interleukin-1 receptor domain-containing protein, with amino-acid sequence MTKGYNKADAFGKLYWVLEKEEVKNRACVFLSHKKEDKPACRKIAEYLSKAGIDYYLDEEDRNLQQAVGSGDAHKITESIKKGITESSHMLVVVSEKTYKSQWVPFEVGYGHSSLVDGTNDKLKLSILTLKDLSEKDLPTFMQVGNIVRGTKSLNQYISEISNKLEKSMINETRLFSHSQSNHPLDNVLNWKL; translated from the coding sequence ATGACAAAAGGATATAATAAGGCAGATGCTTTTGGCAAACTATATTGGGTTCTAGAAAAGGAAGAAGTAAAAAATCGAGCTTGTGTATTTTTGAGTCACAAAAAAGAAGATAAACCTGCTTGTAGAAAAATTGCAGAATATTTATCAAAAGCTGGAATAGACTATTATCTGGATGAAGAAGATAGAAACCTTCAACAAGCTGTTGGTTCTGGTGACGCTCATAAGATAACTGAAAGTATTAAAAAAGGTATAACAGAAAGTAGTCATATGCTTGTTGTAGTTTCTGAAAAAACATATAAATCACAATGGGTTCCTTTTGAAGTAGGTTATGGACATTCTTCATTAGTTGATGGCACAAATGATAAACTCAAACTTTCCATACTAACGTTAAAAGACCTTTCAGAAAAGGACTTGCCAACATTTATGCAAGTTGGAAATATTGTAAGAGGAACAAAATCTTTAAATCAATATATTTCTGAAATATCTAATAAACTTGAAAAATCTATGATTAACGAAACGAGATTATTTTCACACTCGCAGAGTAATCATCCATTAGATAATGTTTTAAATTGGAAACTATAA
- a CDS encoding TIR domain-containing protein: MNLTKHKVFISYHHANDQWYKNELLRLNSLHNIFIDGSVDTGDIDERLDNETIRQIIRDYYLKDSTVTILLVGTETKNRKHIDWELKSSMINGSVNKKSGILVINLPSTGCTYYTATHSREKEIIYPENKSWTSIDTRAEYERRYPYLPARIIDNLLKPEAKISVVNWNELNIEKLRFLIHATFEDKGNCEYDLSRTMKRNNS; encoded by the coding sequence ATGAATTTGACAAAACATAAAGTATTTATCAGTTATCATCACGCTAACGACCAATGGTATAAAAATGAACTTTTAAGATTAAACAGCTTACATAATATTTTCATTGATGGTTCTGTAGATACTGGAGATATTGATGAAAGATTAGACAATGAAACTATAAGACAAATAATTAGAGATTATTATTTAAAAGACAGTACAGTAACCATTTTACTTGTCGGAACTGAAACTAAAAATAGAAAACACATTGATTGGGAATTAAAATCCAGTATGATAAATGGTTCAGTGAATAAAAAATCTGGAATTCTTGTCATTAATTTACCAAGTACTGGCTGTACTTATTATACTGCAACTCATTCAAGGGAAAAAGAAATTATTTATCCGGAAAATAAATCTTGGACATCAATTGATACAAGAGCTGAATATGAAAGGAGATACCCTTATTTGCCTGCGAGAATAATAGATAATCTCTTAAAACCAGAAGCTAAAATCTCAGTAGTTAATTGGAATGAACTTAATATCGAAAAACTTAGATTTTTGATTCACGCGACATTTGAAGATAAAGGAAACTGTGAATATGATTTAAGTAGAACAATGAAAAGAAACAACTCATAA
- a CDS encoding DUF4297 family anti-phage-associated protein → MSDRTAIDTIKGYFYQFDLSILKLLELKDENHQITVEGIEDVDIDNATTETAVQCKYHSKTEYNHSVIAKPIRLMLNHFNQVLKGKEKKVKYYYYGHFKSGQSKLSFPITVEFLKKHLLTYTKAKTQHRHFDELNLSDNDLEEFLKQLEIDVNAKSYEDQLSQIYELLKKQDLFEADDFEAENYYYNNALKSISFLAVKDKKNDRTISKKKFLEEINSKRVLFHKWFVEFKGRKKLLADLRKEYFTSYNISPFERFFLIEVKANYSKSELKNVILLIAKKWSDIKSVKNPDTFCPYIFINGLKKTELISLKTELHNEGFKFTDGYNFSGSPFNADVIKQKATFHNKITLKIINELIFIEQLINSISKTKEIYQFFYKEPFFKTDLKNVDVVNIQIDNLIDIKSIV, encoded by the coding sequence ATGTCAGATAGAACGGCAATAGATACAATAAAGGGATATTTTTATCAATTTGATTTATCAATTCTTAAATTATTAGAATTGAAGGATGAAAACCACCAAATAACTGTCGAAGGAATTGAGGATGTTGATATTGACAATGCTACTACTGAAACCGCTGTTCAATGTAAATACCATTCAAAAACAGAATATAACCATTCTGTAATAGCAAAACCTATTAGATTAATGTTGAATCATTTCAATCAGGTTTTGAAAGGAAAAGAAAAAAAGGTTAAATATTACTACTACGGTCATTTCAAGTCTGGTCAATCAAAATTAAGCTTTCCGATAACTGTAGAGTTTCTTAAAAAACATCTTCTGACTTACACAAAAGCAAAAACTCAACACAGGCATTTTGATGAACTTAACTTAAGTGATAACGACTTAGAGGAATTTCTAAAACAGTTGGAAATTGATGTAAATGCTAAATCTTATGAAGACCAACTTTCTCAAATATATGAGCTACTAAAAAAACAAGACTTATTTGAAGCTGATGATTTTGAAGCTGAAAATTATTACTATAATAATGCCTTAAAATCAATAAGTTTTTTAGCTGTAAAAGACAAAAAAAATGATAGAACAATTAGTAAGAAGAAATTTTTAGAAGAAATAAATTCAAAAAGAGTTTTATTCCACAAATGGTTCGTGGAGTTTAAAGGAAGGAAAAAACTTTTGGCAGATTTAAGGAAAGAATATTTTACCTCATATAACATATCCCCTTTCGAAAGGTTTTTTCTTATTGAAGTCAAGGCTAATTATTCTAAGAGCGAATTGAAGAATGTTATCCTATTGATAGCGAAGAAATGGTCAGATATTAAATCCGTAAAAAATCCAGATACATTTTGCCCATACATCTTCATCAATGGTTTAAAGAAGACTGAACTAATCAGTTTAAAGACTGAACTTCATAATGAAGGATTTAAGTTTACTGATGGATATAACTTTAGCGGTTCACCTTTCAATGCAGATGTAATAAAGCAAAAAGCTACATTTCATAACAAAATAACTCTTAAAATAATAAATGAGTTGATTTTTATAGAGCAGTTGATAAATAGCATCTCTAAAACAAAAGAAATTTATCAATTTTTCTACAAAGAACCGTTCTTTAAAACAGATTTAAAGAATGTTGATGTAGTTAATATTCAAATTGATAATTTAATTGATATTAAAAGTATAGTATAA
- the herA gene encoding anti-phage-associated helicase HerA encodes MSSEPINAEVIAVFPNKVKIKVDKLEDFKIADQSLRVGSYLKIYGNDNAILMAIIENFSIDVSEKDGVATRTHLIEASPLGIIKDDSFTRGGDDLTIPPKKVEPATEEEIKKIYIDSVKQNEQFTFSSLSSNKNIRIPVNGNKFFNKHIAVVGSTGSGKSHTLSTIIQTAVNSKSGNFSLNNSHVIIFDIHSEYKSAFPEANLIDISNLNLPYWLLNSEELEEILLDTGERDNYNQSSVFRKLVTENKKKYNKDIEKIFYDSPLFFDINEIRNALYNLKNETKNSKNTNRIMVIDDSYSCDDSKTTVDTGLLLSEEEKINKYFEKEFEFHTPKSQNITKGDYADGTLDKFFVRFQEKINQDRLTFLFGDNAKNISFEDTLKNLLGYNKNKNVTVIDLSGVPFEVLSITVSLISRIIFEYGYIYKRLRNRINPNEKINNDIPILLAYEEAHKYVPNSELVKYRSSKKSIERIAKEGRKYGVTLLLASQRPSEISETIFSQCNNFIAMRLTNPVDQGYVKKLLPDTLGSLIEKMPSLKQGEALLIGESVILPSIVQIDRCKKEPSSNDIPYWELWKEEWKEMKIKEIKEEWYK; translated from the coding sequence ATGAGTTCTGAACCTATAAATGCGGAAGTTATTGCCGTTTTTCCAAATAAAGTTAAAATTAAGGTTGATAAACTAGAAGATTTCAAGATTGCAGACCAATCGCTTCGCGTGGGTTCGTATTTGAAAATTTATGGTAATGATAATGCAATCTTAATGGCTATCATTGAAAACTTTTCAATAGATGTTTCTGAAAAAGATGGAGTAGCAACTCGCACACATTTAATCGAAGCAAGTCCTCTAGGAATAATAAAAGATGATTCATTTACGAGAGGTGGTGATGACTTAACTATTCCACCAAAAAAAGTAGAGCCTGCAACAGAAGAAGAGATTAAAAAAATTTACATTGATTCAGTCAAGCAAAATGAGCAGTTTACTTTTTCTTCACTATCATCAAATAAAAACATAAGAATTCCAGTAAATGGAAATAAATTTTTCAATAAGCACATTGCAGTTGTAGGTTCTACCGGTTCTGGTAAATCTCATACTCTTTCGACTATAATTCAAACAGCAGTCAATTCAAAAAGTGGAAACTTCAGTTTAAATAATTCGCACGTAATAATTTTTGACATACACTCTGAATATAAGTCTGCTTTTCCCGAAGCGAACTTAATCGATATCTCTAATCTTAATTTACCATATTGGTTATTGAACAGCGAAGAATTAGAAGAAATTTTACTTGATACAGGAGAAAGAGATAATTACAATCAATCTTCTGTTTTCAGAAAATTAGTAACAGAAAACAAAAAGAAATATAATAAGGATATAGAGAAAATATTTTATGATTCGCCTCTGTTTTTTGATATAAATGAAATTAGGAACGCTCTTTACAATCTTAAGAACGAAACTAAAAACTCGAAAAACACAAACAGAATAATGGTAATTGATGACTCTTATAGTTGTGATGACAGTAAGACAACTGTTGATACAGGACTGCTACTTTCAGAAGAGGAAAAAATCAATAAATATTTTGAGAAAGAATTTGAGTTCCACACCCCTAAAAGCCAAAATATTACAAAAGGAGACTATGCAGACGGTACTTTGGATAAGTTTTTTGTACGATTTCAAGAAAAAATAAATCAAGATAGACTTACGTTTTTATTTGGTGATAATGCAAAAAATATTTCATTTGAGGACACGTTGAAAAACCTTTTAGGTTATAATAAAAATAAGAATGTAACAGTAATCGATTTAAGCGGTGTACCTTTTGAAGTATTGAGTATTACCGTTTCCTTAATTTCAAGAATTATTTTCGAATACGGCTATATTTATAAGCGATTAAGAAATCGTATTAATCCAAATGAGAAAATAAATAATGATATTCCCATTTTATTAGCATACGAGGAAGCTCATAAGTATGTTCCAAATAGCGAATTAGTAAAATATCGCTCATCAAAAAAGTCAATTGAGCGTATTGCTAAAGAAGGTCGGAAATATGGAGTTACTTTACTTTTAGCTAGTCAGAGACCGTCAGAAATTTCAGAGACAATATTTTCACAATGCAATAATTTCATAGCTATGAGATTAACGAATCCAGTGGACCAAGGATATGTCAAAAAACTTCTGCCAGATACATTAGGTTCTTTAATTGAGAAAATGCCATCATTAAAACAAGGAGAAGCTTTATTGATAGGAGAATCAGTCATACTTCCTTCAATCGTTCAAATTGACAGGTGTAAAAAAGAACCTTCCTCAAATGACATACCTTATTGGGAACTTTGGAAGGAAGAGTGGAAAGAGATGAAAATTAAGGAAATTAAGGAGGAATGGTACAAGTAA
- a CDS encoding winged helix-turn-helix transcriptional regulator: protein MYSFNGKNYPCCSTLTMGIIGGKWKAAILYNLMNETLRYNELRKKMSTATERTLSLQLKSLAEDGIIKRKVYYSKPPLKVEYSLTDFGKTLIPLIKLVADWGAFANERNSK from the coding sequence ATGTATAGTTTTAATGGGAAAAATTACCCTTGCTGTTCAACTTTAACTATGGGGATTATTGGTGGGAAGTGGAAAGCAGCTATTTTGTATAATTTGATGAATGAAACATTACGATACAATGAGCTAAGAAAGAAAATGTCAACTGCTACGGAGCGTACTCTAAGTTTACAGTTGAAATCATTAGCCGAAGATGGAATAATTAAAAGAAAAGTTTATTATTCAAAACCGCCACTTAAGGTTGAGTATTCTTTAACGGATTTTGGTAAAACATTAATTCCTTTAATCAAGCTTGTTGCTGATTGGGGTGCTTTTGCTAATGAAAGAAACTCTAAGTAG
- a CDS encoding DinB family protein gives MIETTNKLDELLIKTKEYISKSSDTELSLKANPEKWSKKEIIGHLIDSGINNIKRFTAVLIEKEPYRISPMKQVELVKVNDYQNSEIEELLALLFAINIRIKKLMLLQNTQTLATKIELYTEGNMSDLRYLMEDYVKHFEQHINQILKPIIE, from the coding sequence ATGATTGAAACAACAAACAAATTAGACGAACTTTTGATAAAAACGAAAGAGTACATTTCTAAATCATCGGATACAGAATTAAGTCTTAAAGCAAATCCTGAAAAATGGTCGAAAAAGGAAATAATTGGACATTTAATTGATTCCGGAATCAATAATATAAAACGTTTTACAGCAGTTTTAATTGAAAAAGAACCGTATAGAATAAGTCCAATGAAACAAGTTGAACTAGTGAAAGTAAATGATTATCAGAATTCTGAAATAGAAGAACTTTTAGCTTTATTATTCGCAATCAATATTCGAATAAAAAAACTGATGCTTCTCCAAAATACTCAAACACTAGCTACAAAAATTGAATTATATACTGAAGGAAATATGTCTGATTTGAGATATTTGATGGAAGATTATGTTAAACATTTTGAGCAACACATAAATCAAATATTAAAGCCAATAATTGAATAG
- a CDS encoding M28 family metallopeptidase, producing the protein MKNYLTFLIVVLCISCKDDKKVNSDIIEVNQKTLSKHIERLASDEFLGRKPFTDGETKTVNYLKDEFEKLGVLPGNGDSFFQNVPMVEISGTPSENMVISGKNTSFNFKALKDFVATTNKAEADVSLDNSELVFAGYGIVAPEYGWNDYEGIDWKGKTAVVLINDPGFKSGDSTLFKGNEMTYYGRWTYKYEEAARQGADGLIIIHDTEPASYGWNVVESGWSGARLTIESDAPLLNVESWISSESAKKMFDASTMKDQDYKTLSRNKDFKPIPLDLTVSVGIKNKIKKDVSKNVVALIPGTDRKDEYIIYSAHWDHFGIGKSIDGDSIYNGAVDNASGTAGLLAMAEAFKKSKETKRSIVFIAVTAEEQGLLGSSYYAAYPIFNPKKTVANINIDALDSPGKMKDLTITGYGQSEMDRYAKEAAEKQNRYIIPDPEAEKGYFFRSDHFNFAKIGIPALYASGAYEGFDKSIEDIKKYNDYYRINKYHQPSDEYSAETTDLSGVRLDLQLFYNVGLKLANEDYFPKWYDGSEFKAARK; encoded by the coding sequence ATGAAAAATTACTTAACATTTCTAATAGTAGTATTATGTATTAGTTGTAAAGATGACAAAAAAGTAAATTCAGACATAATTGAAGTCAATCAAAAAACGCTTAGCAAACATATTGAACGCCTAGCATCTGATGAATTTTTAGGAAGAAAACCATTTACTGATGGTGAGACAAAAACCGTAAACTATTTAAAAGATGAATTTGAGAAACTAGGTGTTTTACCAGGAAATGGAGATAGCTTTTTTCAAAATGTACCTATGGTAGAAATTTCTGGAACTCCCTCTGAAAACATGGTAATTTCAGGAAAAAATACAAGTTTTAATTTTAAAGCGTTAAAAGATTTTGTAGCCACAACCAATAAAGCTGAAGCTGATGTTAGTCTTGATAACTCTGAGCTTGTTTTTGCGGGTTATGGTATTGTTGCCCCAGAATATGGATGGAACGATTATGAAGGCATTGACTGGAAAGGAAAAACCGCTGTGGTGCTAATTAATGATCCAGGTTTTAAATCAGGAGATTCAACCTTATTTAAAGGAAACGAAATGACCTATTACGGGCGTTGGACTTATAAATATGAAGAAGCGGCAAGACAAGGTGCCGATGGGCTAATCATTATTCATGATACCGAACCCGCTTCCTATGGGTGGAATGTAGTTGAATCTGGTTGGAGCGGTGCTAGATTAACAATTGAAAGTGACGCCCCTCTTTTAAATGTTGAATCTTGGATAAGTAGTGAAAGTGCTAAAAAAATGTTTGATGCTTCCACTATGAAAGATCAAGATTATAAAACGCTATCTAGAAATAAAGACTTTAAACCAATTCCCTTAGACTTAACTGTTTCTGTAGGAATTAAAAATAAAATTAAAAAAGACGTTTCTAAAAATGTAGTGGCTCTTATACCCGGTACGGACAGAAAAGATGAGTATATTATTTACTCTGCACATTGGGATCATTTTGGTATTGGTAAGTCTATTGATGGTGATTCAATCTATAATGGTGCTGTAGATAACGCATCTGGAACTGCAGGCTTATTAGCTATGGCTGAAGCGTTTAAGAAAAGTAAAGAAACAAAACGTTCTATTGTATTTATAGCGGTAACTGCGGAAGAACAAGGTTTATTAGGGTCTTCCTATTATGCAGCATACCCAATCTTCAATCCTAAAAAAACAGTAGCAAATATTAATATTGATGCTCTAGACAGTCCAGGAAAAATGAAAGATTTGACGATTACTGGTTATGGGCAATCTGAAATGGACAGATATGCCAAAGAAGCCGCCGAAAAACAAAACAGATACATTATTCCCGACCCTGAAGCTGAAAAAGGTTATTTCTTTAGGTCTGACCATTTTAATTTTGCAAAAATTGGCATTCCTGCTTTATATGCCAGTGGTGCTTATGAAGGATTTGATAAAAGCATTGAAGACATAAAAAAGTACAATGATTATTATCGCATTAATAAATACCATCAACCATCGGATGAATACAGTGCTGAAACTACGGATTTAAGCGGTGTACGATTAGACTTGCAGTTATTTTACAATGTAGGATTAAAATTAGCTAATGAAGATTATTTTCCGAAATGGTATGACGGTAGCGAGTTTAAAGCTGCAAGAAAGTAA
- a CDS encoding Crp/Fnr family transcriptional regulator: MKLIEFLQIAGVKLSSELQQDLLKTLIKKEYKKGDFFHKEGRVCKELGLLTKGQVALIHLVDGTEFTRWVGIKNTFITSLGSFINEIPSINGLQFLSDAEVEVMTKKDFDRLSRTYPEFQEFVVKAISQDLVKYQYLADLFITTKGTERYQKFQEKYPQLVKEVPQKYIATILGMNPRHLSRIRKKLASESK; this comes from the coding sequence ATGAAACTAATTGAATTTTTGCAAATAGCTGGTGTTAAACTATCTTCTGAATTACAACAGGATTTATTAAAAACGCTCATTAAAAAAGAATACAAAAAAGGAGATTTTTTTCATAAGGAAGGTCGTGTTTGTAAAGAACTTGGTTTGCTAACTAAAGGTCAGGTGGCGTTAATTCACCTAGTTGACGGAACAGAATTTACCCGTTGGGTAGGCATTAAAAATACATTTATAACTTCTTTAGGTAGTTTTATTAATGAAATTCCAAGTATTAACGGTTTACAATTTTTATCCGATGCAGAAGTTGAAGTAATGACCAAAAAAGATTTTGACAGGTTATCAAGAACTTATCCTGAATTTCAAGAATTTGTAGTAAAAGCCATAAGCCAAGATTTAGTAAAATACCAGTATTTAGCTGATTTATTTATTACAACAAAGGGCACGGAACGTTATCAAAAATTTCAAGAAAAATATCCTCAACTTGTCAAAGAAGTTCCGCAAAAATATATCGCTACTATTTTAGGAATGAATCCGCGTCACCTAAGTAGAATACGTAAAAAATTAGCTTCAGAATCAAAATAG